A region from the Aeromicrobium choanae genome encodes:
- a CDS encoding L-threonylcarbamoyladenylate synthase, translating to MRFDCATELDRGVEAAVSALRDGALVVLPTDTVYGVAADAFDASAVARLLEAKGRGRDMPPPVLIADPVTLDALVAERPAAWLESMLAHLWPGPLTVVFRAQPSLTWDLGETHGTVAVRVPDDERTRAVLRQSGPSAVSSANLSGQPAATTADEAEAMLGDSVRVYLDGGPSAGATPSTILDVTGPVPRVLRQGAIDLATLHGFNNTIEPAGGGAGA from the coding sequence ATGAGGTTCGACTGCGCGACCGAACTCGACCGCGGCGTCGAGGCGGCCGTCTCGGCACTGCGCGACGGCGCGTTGGTGGTCCTGCCGACCGACACCGTCTACGGGGTCGCGGCCGACGCGTTCGACGCGTCGGCGGTCGCCCGCCTGCTGGAGGCGAAGGGCCGAGGGCGCGACATGCCGCCGCCGGTCCTCATCGCCGACCCGGTCACCCTCGACGCGCTGGTGGCCGAGCGCCCCGCCGCCTGGCTGGAGTCGATGCTCGCGCACCTGTGGCCCGGCCCGCTCACGGTCGTCTTCCGGGCGCAGCCGTCGCTGACCTGGGACCTGGGGGAGACCCACGGAACCGTCGCGGTGCGGGTCCCCGACGACGAGCGCACGCGCGCCGTGCTGCGCCAGTCCGGACCGAGTGCCGTCAGCAGCGCCAACCTGAGCGGGCAGCCGGCGGCCACCACGGCCGACGAGGCCGAGGCGATGCTCGGGGACTCCGTGCGGGTGTACCTCGACGGCGGCCCGTCGGCCGGCGCCACGCCGTCCACGATCCTCGATGTCACGGGGCCCGTGCCCCGCGTGCTGCGCCAGGGCGCGATCGACCTGGCCACGCTCCACGGCTTCAACAACACGATCGAGCCCGCCGGCGGTGGAGCCGGTGCGTGA
- a CDS encoding MraY family glycosyltransferase, whose product MREYLVIFGVAIGVAYLLSSIARQSAQQLGAVAQVRDRDVHAIPTPYFGGPAMLGGLIAAYLTATHLPFLSGGDPSLFADVRAVLVGACVICLVGVIDDLFELDALSKFAGQVLAGVITVAMGLHFVYLPLPNTYLGLDQAQAMILTVFLIVATANAMNFVDGLDGLAAGMAAIGSIAFFVYAFVLAVENGETRAVAAAILTIALAGACLGILPHNFFPARMFIGDSGSMLLGFVLACSSISLTGQFPATSLSEGIGGADSSLLPAAILPLVLPFAVLTVPFLDMGLAVLRRTRAGRSPFSPDKMHIHHRLLEIGHSHRRAVLLMYAAAALVAFGVVAIGLFSGWQLFVAIALLTALVTAAIFLLPRLESKVWS is encoded by the coding sequence GTGCGTGAGTACCTCGTCATCTTCGGCGTCGCGATCGGCGTGGCGTACCTGCTGTCGTCGATCGCGCGGCAGAGCGCCCAGCAGCTCGGCGCCGTCGCCCAGGTGCGCGACCGCGACGTGCACGCGATCCCCACGCCGTACTTCGGCGGACCGGCGATGCTCGGCGGGCTCATCGCGGCCTACCTGACCGCCACCCACCTGCCCTTCCTGTCCGGGGGCGACCCGTCGCTGTTCGCCGACGTCCGCGCCGTGCTGGTGGGAGCCTGCGTCATCTGCCTCGTGGGCGTCATCGACGACCTGTTCGAGCTCGACGCGCTCAGCAAGTTCGCCGGGCAGGTCCTGGCGGGCGTCATCACGGTCGCGATGGGCCTGCACTTCGTCTACCTGCCGCTGCCGAACACCTACCTCGGGCTCGACCAGGCCCAGGCGATGATCCTCACGGTCTTCCTGATCGTGGCCACGGCCAACGCCATGAACTTCGTCGACGGGCTCGACGGCCTGGCTGCCGGCATGGCGGCCATCGGGTCGATCGCCTTCTTCGTCTACGCCTTCGTCCTGGCGGTGGAGAACGGCGAGACCCGCGCGGTCGCGGCCGCCATCCTGACGATCGCCCTCGCCGGCGCGTGCCTGGGAATCCTGCCGCACAACTTCTTCCCGGCCCGGATGTTCATCGGCGACTCGGGCTCGATGCTGCTGGGCTTCGTCCTGGCCTGCTCCTCGATCAGCCTCACCGGCCAGTTCCCCGCCACGAGCCTGTCCGAGGGCATCGGAGGCGCCGACTCGAGCCTGCTGCCCGCGGCGATCCTCCCGCTCGTGCTGCCGTTCGCGGTGCTCACCGTGCCGTTCCTGGACATGGGCCTGGCCGTGCTGCGCCGTACGCGCGCGGGCCGCTCGCCGTTCAGTCCCGACAAGATGCACATCCACCACCGGCTGCTCGAGATCGGGCACTCCCACCGCCGTGCCGTGCTGCTGATGTACGCCGCCGCCGCCCTGGTCGCGTTCGGCGTCGTGGCGATCGGCCTGTTCAGCGGCTGGCAGCTCTTCGTGGCCATCGCGCTGCTCACGGCCCTGGTGACGGCAGCGATCTTCCTGCTGCCCCGACTCGAGTCGAAGGTGTGGTCGTGA
- a CDS encoding DMT family transporter: MTPSPTLAALLALGSALGFAFSTSFQHLAAGRVHLTVTHPLLVLLQLLRSPRWLAGSTIGLMAWLLHAVALNLGTLSLVQPIILLGVVLAVVVRSSLDRRWPSRNELVGVTVTIVSLIAVVSVADTSHEGATAPTSWMLAVAGTGVVIALVVTRLANELPRRGMAAFVLGMTAGMLFGITACLMKVVGESISVHGVPGFLGTWSPWVLLSCAFLAMSLNQRAYQLSRLSHSMPVLNVTSVLLSIVLGSVLFQESLPTSPGTLALQAVGLVGIAWGLYRIADAGHRAPVA, translated from the coding sequence ATGACCCCGTCCCCGACGCTGGCCGCGCTGCTCGCCCTGGGCTCCGCGCTCGGATTCGCGTTCTCGACCTCCTTCCAGCACCTGGCCGCCGGACGTGTCCATCTCACCGTCACGCACCCGCTGCTCGTGCTGCTGCAGCTGCTGCGCAGCCCGCGCTGGCTCGCGGGGAGCACCATCGGCCTGATGGCGTGGCTGCTGCACGCCGTCGCGCTCAACCTCGGCACGCTCTCGCTGGTCCAGCCGATCATCCTGCTGGGCGTGGTCCTGGCGGTCGTCGTGCGATCGTCGCTGGACCGCCGGTGGCCGAGTAGGAACGAGCTCGTGGGCGTCACCGTCACGATCGTGTCGCTCATCGCGGTGGTCTCGGTCGCGGACACCAGCCACGAGGGCGCGACCGCCCCGACCTCCTGGATGCTCGCGGTCGCCGGCACCGGCGTGGTGATCGCGCTCGTGGTGACGCGGCTGGCCAACGAGCTGCCCCGGCGCGGCATGGCGGCGTTCGTGCTCGGAATGACGGCCGGCATGCTCTTCGGCATCACCGCCTGCCTCATGAAGGTCGTGGGCGAGTCGATCAGCGTGCACGGCGTGCCGGGGTTCCTCGGGACCTGGTCGCCGTGGGTCCTGCTGTCGTGCGCCTTCCTGGCGATGTCGCTCAACCAGCGGGCGTACCAGCTGTCGCGCCTCTCGCACTCGATGCCCGTGCTGAACGTGACGTCCGTGCTGCTGTCGATCGTGCTCGGGTCGGTGCTCTTCCAGGAGTCGCTGCCCACGTCGCCGGGGACGCTCGCGCTCCAGGCCGTCGGCCTCGTCGGCATCGCGTGGGGCCTCTACCGCATCGCCGACGCCGGCCACCGCGCTCCCGTCGCCTGA
- the atpE gene encoding ATP synthase F0 subunit C has translation MIGYGLAAVGPGIGIGLIFAAYINGVARQPEAQSRLQSIAILGFALAEALAIIGIALAFVL, from the coding sequence ATGATCGGCTACGGCCTGGCGGCCGTGGGCCCCGGCATCGGCATCGGTCTGATCTTCGCCGCGTACATCAACGGCGTGGCCCGCCAGCCCGAGGCCCAGAGCCGCCTCCAGTCGATCGCGATCCTCGGCTTCGCCCTGGCTGAGGCCCTGGCCATCATCGGCATCGCGCTCGCCTTCGTCCTCTGA
- a CDS encoding F0F1 ATP synthase subunit delta, with translation MRGSSAKSLDDTLTAVTAVPGAAAAQVGAELFGIVSALDTAVAARRVLTDPSTEAEGKRQLAAGIFEGKVAADTLTVLRSAVSGRWAAGRDLTDGLEIAGVAAYTRAADEAGQGDILENELFEAGRVIHDSDDLRRVVSDRSVPASARTTLLQDVFRGKVSDSTLALLSQAAVARTGSFERVLEAFSRQVAAREDRLVAVARVAYELDDTERERLTDALSRRYGRAIQLNTVVDPSVIGGISVSVGDEVVDATMSTRLEAARRRIAG, from the coding sequence ATGCGTGGATCGTCTGCCAAGTCGCTCGACGACACCCTGACCGCGGTCACCGCGGTGCCGGGTGCGGCGGCGGCCCAGGTCGGCGCCGAGCTCTTCGGCATCGTCTCGGCGCTCGACACCGCCGTGGCCGCCCGACGCGTCCTGACCGACCCTTCGACCGAGGCCGAGGGCAAGCGTCAGCTCGCTGCCGGCATCTTCGAGGGCAAGGTCGCCGCGGACACGCTCACGGTGCTCCGCAGCGCCGTCAGCGGTCGCTGGGCCGCGGGGCGTGACCTGACCGACGGTCTCGAGATCGCCGGCGTCGCGGCCTACACCCGCGCCGCCGACGAGGCAGGCCAGGGCGACATCCTGGAGAACGAGCTGTTCGAGGCCGGACGGGTCATCCACGACTCCGACGACCTCCGACGGGTCGTCTCCGACCGGTCCGTCCCGGCCTCGGCCCGCACCACGTTGCTCCAGGACGTGTTCCGCGGGAAGGTCTCCGACTCGACCCTGGCGCTGCTCTCGCAGGCAGCGGTGGCTCGCACCGGCTCGTTCGAGCGTGTCCTGGAGGCGTTCAGCCGCCAGGTCGCCGCACGTGAGGACCGGCTCGTCGCCGTGGCTCGCGTCGCGTACGAGCTGGACGACACCGAGCGCGAGCGCCTCACCGACGCGCTCTCGCGGCGCTACGGGCGGGCGATCCAGCTCAACACCGTGGTCGACCCGTCCGTCATCGGCGGCATTTCCGTCTCCGTGGGCGACGAGGTCGTCGACGCCACCATGTCCACCCGCCTCGAGGCCGCCCGCCGGCGCATCGCAGGCTGA
- a CDS encoding F0F1 ATP synthase subunit B, whose translation MYSTILATAAEGEEHNPLIPLLSEVVLSLVVFAILYFLVRKYVVPNFEKAYAERTAAIEGGIEEAQSAQKEAQAALEQYTAQLADARHEAAAIREEAREQGAQIVVEMREQAQAESARIVSAAQAQIAAERQQAIAQLKSEVGGMATELAGRIVGESLADTDAQRRSVQRFIDELEGSAN comes from the coding sequence ATGTACTCCACGATTCTCGCCACGGCTGCCGAAGGCGAGGAGCACAACCCGCTCATCCCGCTCCTCTCCGAGGTCGTGCTGTCGCTGGTCGTCTTCGCGATTCTGTACTTCCTCGTGAGGAAGTACGTCGTTCCCAACTTCGAGAAGGCCTATGCCGAGCGCACGGCCGCGATCGAGGGCGGGATCGAGGAGGCGCAGTCGGCGCAGAAGGAAGCCCAGGCCGCGCTCGAGCAGTACACGGCGCAGCTGGCCGACGCCCGGCACGAGGCCGCCGCCATCCGTGAGGAGGCGCGCGAGCAGGGTGCCCAGATCGTCGTAGAGATGCGCGAGCAGGCTCAGGCCGAGTCCGCGCGCATCGTCTCGGCGGCACAGGCGCAGATCGCTGCCGAGCGCCAGCAGGCGATCGCGCAGCTCAAGTCCGAGGTCGGCGGCATGGCCACCGAGCTCGCGGGCCGGATCGTCGGCGAGTCCCTCGCCGACACCGATGCGCAGCGTCGTTCCGTCCAGCGCTTCATCGACGAACTCGAGGGGTCGGCCAACTGA
- a CDS encoding F0F1 ATP synthase subunit gamma, which translates to MAVSLREYRAKIRSTQSTKKITRAMELIAASRIIKAQQAAAAAAPYARELTRAVSALATYSNVNHVLTTENPDAKRAAILVIASDRGLAGAYASSVLKETEQLAERLRAEGKEVTYFLAGRKAESYFNFRQRPFETSWTGFSDKPTYDDARTMGDALISRGAQHESDEDEASDAPEIDELFVVYTRFKSMLVQEPTAIRLFPLEIVEGEESPEESEVLPLYEFEPSAAEVLEAVLPKYLYSRIYSCLLQAAASELAARQKAMKSATDNAQDLIEKYTRLANQARQAGITQEISEIVGGANALAEASQSD; encoded by the coding sequence ATGGCAGTCTCACTCCGCGAGTACCGCGCGAAGATCAGGTCGACCCAGTCGACCAAGAAGATCACGCGTGCGATGGAGTTGATCGCCGCGTCGCGGATCATCAAGGCCCAGCAGGCCGCGGCCGCGGCCGCACCGTACGCGCGTGAACTCACGCGTGCGGTGTCGGCCCTGGCCACGTACTCCAACGTCAACCACGTGCTGACGACCGAGAACCCCGACGCCAAGCGCGCCGCGATTCTCGTCATCGCCAGCGACCGTGGTCTGGCGGGCGCGTACGCGTCCAGCGTGCTGAAGGAGACCGAGCAGCTCGCCGAGCGTCTGCGTGCCGAGGGCAAGGAGGTCACGTACTTCCTGGCCGGCCGCAAGGCGGAGTCGTACTTCAACTTCCGCCAGCGTCCGTTCGAGACCTCGTGGACCGGCTTCTCCGACAAGCCGACCTACGACGACGCCCGCACGATGGGCGATGCGCTGATCTCGCGCGGTGCCCAGCACGAGTCCGACGAGGACGAGGCGAGCGACGCGCCCGAGATCGACGAGCTCTTCGTGGTCTACACGCGGTTCAAGTCGATGCTGGTGCAGGAGCCGACGGCGATCCGCCTGTTCCCGCTCGAGATCGTCGAGGGTGAGGAGTCCCCGGAGGAGTCCGAGGTGCTCCCGCTCTACGAGTTCGAGCCCAGTGCGGCCGAGGTGCTCGAGGCGGTCCTGCCGAAGTACCTCTACAGCCGCATCTACTCCTGCCTGCTGCAGGCGGCGGCCTCCGAGCTCGCCGCCCGGCAGAAGGCCATGAAGTCCGCGACCGACAACGCGCAGGACCTGATCGAGAAGTACACCCGACTGGCGAACCAGGCTCGCCAGGCCGGCATCACCCAAGAAATCAGCGAGATCGTGGGTGGCGCGAACGCGCTCGCCGAGGCCTCCCAGTCCGATTGA
- the atpA gene encoding F0F1 ATP synthase subunit alpha: MTELSIRPEEIRDALQKFVSDYTPTQGEAEEVGIVASAADGIAQVEGLPSAMANELLEFEDGTLGLALNLDVRQIGVVILGDFAGIEEGQKVKRTGEVLSVPVGEGYLGRVVDPLGNPIDGLGEITGIEERRALELQAPNVMQRKSVHEPLMTGLKAIDSLTPVGRGQRQLIIGDRQTGKTAIAIDTIINQKEFWESGDPSKQVRCIYVGIGQKGSTIASVRGALEAAGALEYTTIVASPASDSAGFKYLAPYTGSAIGQHWMYQSKHVLIIFDDLSKQAEAYRAVSLLLRRPPGREAYPGDVFYLHSRLLERCAKLSDDLGAGSMTGLPIIETKANDVSAYIPTNVISITDGQIFLQSDLFNANQRPAVDVGISVSRVGGSAMTKAMKAVTGSLKVELAQYRAMEAFAMFASDLDAASKAQLARGQRLMELFKQAQYDPFSMEKQVVSLWAATTGKLDAVPVADVHRFETEFQDFVKRSHPGVLDAIRESGKFEDSSAQALDEAYDSFLDQFETGDGESIKAGHEEFDALADEDVEQEQIVRQKRG; this comes from the coding sequence ATGACTGAACTCTCGATTCGTCCGGAGGAGATCCGCGACGCGTTGCAGAAGTTCGTGTCGGACTACACCCCGACGCAGGGCGAGGCCGAAGAGGTCGGCATCGTCGCGTCGGCGGCCGACGGCATCGCGCAGGTCGAGGGTCTTCCCTCAGCGATGGCCAACGAACTGCTCGAGTTCGAGGACGGCACCCTCGGTCTGGCGCTGAACCTCGACGTCCGCCAGATCGGCGTGGTCATCCTCGGTGACTTCGCCGGCATCGAAGAGGGCCAGAAGGTCAAGCGCACGGGCGAGGTTCTCTCGGTCCCCGTGGGCGAGGGCTACCTCGGGCGCGTCGTCGACCCGCTCGGCAACCCGATCGACGGCCTCGGCGAGATCACCGGCATCGAGGAGCGTCGCGCCCTGGAGCTGCAGGCGCCGAACGTGATGCAGCGCAAGAGCGTGCACGAGCCCCTGATGACCGGTCTGAAGGCGATCGACTCGCTGACCCCGGTCGGCCGTGGCCAGCGCCAGCTGATCATCGGTGACCGCCAGACCGGCAAGACCGCCATCGCGATCGACACGATCATCAACCAGAAGGAATTCTGGGAGTCGGGCGATCCGAGCAAGCAGGTCCGCTGCATCTACGTCGGCATCGGCCAGAAGGGCTCGACCATCGCCAGCGTGCGCGGCGCCCTCGAGGCGGCCGGCGCGCTGGAGTACACGACGATCGTCGCGTCCCCCGCGTCGGACTCGGCGGGCTTCAAGTACCTCGCCCCGTACACCGGCTCGGCCATCGGCCAGCACTGGATGTACCAGAGCAAGCACGTCCTGATCATCTTCGACGACCTGTCGAAGCAGGCCGAGGCCTACCGCGCCGTGTCGCTGCTGCTGCGTCGCCCGCCGGGCCGCGAGGCCTACCCCGGCGACGTGTTCTACCTGCACTCGCGGCTGCTCGAGCGTTGCGCCAAGCTCAGTGACGACCTGGGCGCGGGCTCGATGACCGGCCTGCCGATCATCGAGACCAAGGCCAACGACGTGTCGGCGTACATCCCGACCAACGTCATCTCGATCACCGACGGCCAGATCTTCCTGCAGTCGGACCTGTTCAACGCCAACCAGCGTCCCGCGGTCGACGTCGGCATCTCGGTGTCGCGCGTCGGTGGCTCGGCGATGACCAAGGCGATGAAGGCCGTCACCGGCTCGCTCAAGGTCGAGCTCGCCCAGTACCGCGCCATGGAGGCGTTCGCGATGTTCGCGTCCGACCTCGATGCCGCGTCCAAGGCCCAGCTCGCCCGCGGCCAGCGCCTCATGGAGCTGTTCAAGCAGGCGCAGTACGACCCGTTCTCGATGGAGAAGCAGGTCGTCTCCCTCTGGGCCGCCACCACGGGCAAGCTTGACGCCGTGCCGGTCGCGGACGTCCACCGCTTCGAGACCGAGTTCCAGGACTTCGTCAAGCGCTCGCACCCCGGTGTGCTCGACGCGATCCGCGAGAGCGGCAAGTTCGAGGACTCCAGCGCCCAGGCTCTCGACGAGGCCTACGACTCGTTCCTCGACCAGTTCGAGACCGGTGACGGTGAGTCGATCAAGGCCGGGCACGAAGAGTTCGACGCCCTCGCCGACGAGGACGTCGAGCAGGAGCAGATCGTCCGACAGAAGCGAGGCTGA
- the atpB gene encoding F0F1 ATP synthase subunit A, whose translation MTTTVLNAASDSEGSFHAPGPGSFELPPVFSIGEFGVTKPMLLLILSVPLIVGFFWAASKRSAVVPGKLQFVGEYVYGFVRNGVARDSIGSHDFLKFVPLLFTLFTFVLVNNYFALIPFLQFPSFSRFGFVVPIALLVWVVYNGVGIAKFGVGGYLRNVCIPSGITGPILVLIIPLEFLSTILVRPATLALRLFANMFAGHLLLILFATGAAYLILDSGNPWYAPVGVLSFAMGIAVSFLELLVLFLQAYVFTLLTAMYIGGALAEEH comes from the coding sequence GTGACGACCACCGTGTTGAACGCCGCCTCCGACTCCGAGGGCAGCTTCCACGCTCCCGGACCGGGCAGCTTCGAGCTTCCGCCGGTCTTCTCGATCGGCGAGTTCGGCGTGACGAAGCCGATGCTCCTGCTGATCCTCTCGGTGCCGCTGATCGTCGGGTTCTTCTGGGCCGCGTCGAAGCGCTCGGCCGTCGTGCCGGGCAAGCTGCAGTTCGTCGGCGAGTACGTCTACGGGTTCGTACGCAACGGCGTCGCTCGCGACTCGATCGGCTCGCACGACTTCCTCAAGTTCGTGCCCCTGCTCTTCACCCTGTTCACGTTCGTCCTGGTGAACAACTACTTCGCCCTCATCCCGTTCCTGCAGTTCCCGTCGTTCTCCCGGTTCGGTTTCGTCGTCCCGATCGCCCTGCTGGTGTGGGTCGTCTACAACGGCGTCGGCATCGCCAAGTTCGGCGTCGGCGGCTACCTGCGCAACGTGTGCATCCCCAGCGGCATCACCGGTCCGATCCTGGTCCTGATCATCCCGCTGGAGTTCCTCTCCACGATCCTGGTCCGCCCGGCCACGCTGGCGCTTCGTCTCTTCGCCAACATGTTCGCCGGCCACCTGCTGCTGATCCTGTTCGCCACGGGCGCGGCCTACCTCATCCTCGACTCCGGCAACCCCTGGTACGCGCCGGTCGGCGTGCTGTCGTTCGCGATGGGCATCGCCGTGAGCTTCCTCGAGCTGCTGGTCCTGTTCCTGCAGGCCTACGTCTTCACCCTGCTGACCGCGATGTACATCGGCGGGGCGCTTGCCGAAGAGCACTGA
- the prfA gene encoding peptide chain release factor 1: MFEAVESLIGEHAEVEQQLADPAVHSDARRARDLGRRYAELTAIIRVYREWQEAAEDLVAAQELHMAEEAADLERRVPELAERLEHMLVPRDPADGKDAILEIKGGEGGDESALFAADLMRMYSRFAERHGWKVEVLDSTETALGGYKSVTAAVKAKGTPEPGEAPYAKLKFEGGVHRVQRVPVTESQGRIHTSAAGVLVLPEAEDVDVQVNDNDLRIDVFRSSGPGGQSVNTTDSAVRITHLPTGIVVSCQNEKSQLQNKEQAMRILRSRLLDAAQAQADAAASDARRSQVRTVDRSERVRTYNFPENRISDHRTGFKSYNLDQVIDGALDDVIGSLVEADLADRLAALEDRP; the protein is encoded by the coding sequence GTGTTCGAAGCAGTCGAGTCGTTGATCGGCGAGCACGCCGAGGTCGAGCAGCAGCTGGCAGACCCGGCCGTGCACTCCGACGCGCGCCGCGCCCGCGACCTCGGGCGCCGCTACGCCGAGCTGACCGCGATCATCCGCGTCTACCGCGAGTGGCAGGAGGCGGCCGAGGACCTCGTCGCGGCCCAGGAGCTGCACATGGCCGAGGAGGCCGCCGACCTCGAGCGCCGCGTCCCCGAGCTCGCCGAGCGCCTCGAGCACATGCTCGTCCCGCGCGATCCCGCCGACGGCAAGGACGCGATCCTCGAGATCAAGGGTGGCGAGGGCGGCGACGAGTCGGCGCTGTTCGCCGCCGACCTGATGCGGATGTACTCGCGGTTCGCCGAGCGGCACGGGTGGAAGGTCGAGGTGCTCGACTCCACCGAGACCGCGCTCGGCGGGTACAAGTCGGTCACGGCCGCGGTGAAGGCCAAGGGCACCCCCGAGCCGGGCGAGGCGCCCTACGCGAAGCTCAAGTTCGAGGGCGGCGTGCACCGCGTCCAACGCGTGCCCGTCACCGAGTCCCAGGGGCGGATCCACACCTCCGCGGCCGGCGTCCTGGTGCTGCCCGAGGCCGAGGACGTCGACGTCCAGGTCAACGACAACGACCTGCGGATCGACGTCTTCCGCTCGTCCGGACCCGGCGGGCAGAGCGTCAACACCACCGACTCGGCCGTGCGGATCACCCACCTGCCCACCGGCATCGTCGTGAGCTGCCAGAACGAGAAGTCGCAGCTGCAGAACAAGGAGCAGGCGATGCGCATCCTGCGCTCGCGCCTGCTCGACGCGGCGCAGGCCCAGGCCGACGCCGCGGCCTCCGATGCGCGCCGCTCGCAGGTGCGCACCGTCGACCGCTCCGAGCGGGTGCGGACCTACAACTTCCCGGAGAACCGGATCTCGGACCACCGCACGGGGTTCAAGTCCTACAACCTCGACCAGGTCATCGACGGCGCGCTCGACGACGTGATCGGCTCGCTCGTCGAGGCCGACCTGGCCGATCGCCTCGCAGCCCTGGAGGACCGCCCGTGA
- the prmC gene encoding peptide chain release factor N(5)-glutamine methyltransferase, whose product MSTRRLLEEAASTLEQGGVASPRHDAEVLLSHVTGTPRALLTLTARVDDVQRRTYLEMIAARARRVPLQHITGTAAFRYVDVEVGPGVFVPRPETELLAGWAIDAAREILQQGRPPVVVELCAGSGAISLSVVHELPDARVHAVELDESAHGWALRNLDGTGVDLRRGDMADAFPDLDGTVDVVVVNPPYIPLDAWESVAPEARDHDPQLALWSGDDGLDAMRVVEQVAWRLLRSGGVVGAEHADAQGETAPAVFTSRWAEVRDHADLADRPRFVTARRP is encoded by the coding sequence GTGAGCACCCGCCGTCTGCTGGAGGAGGCCGCGTCCACGCTCGAGCAGGGTGGGGTCGCGTCCCCGCGCCACGACGCCGAGGTGCTGCTGAGCCACGTCACCGGCACGCCGCGGGCGCTGCTCACCCTCACCGCGCGGGTCGACGACGTCCAGCGCCGCACCTACCTCGAGATGATCGCGGCGCGGGCCCGCCGGGTCCCGCTGCAGCACATCACCGGCACGGCCGCCTTCCGCTACGTCGACGTCGAGGTGGGCCCCGGCGTGTTCGTCCCGCGCCCCGAGACCGAGCTGCTCGCCGGGTGGGCGATCGACGCCGCGCGCGAGATCCTGCAGCAGGGCCGTCCGCCCGTCGTCGTCGAGCTGTGCGCCGGCTCCGGCGCGATCTCGCTGTCGGTGGTCCACGAGCTGCCCGACGCGCGGGTGCACGCCGTGGAGCTCGACGAGTCGGCTCACGGCTGGGCGCTGCGGAACCTCGACGGCACGGGGGTCGACCTGCGCCGCGGCGACATGGCCGACGCGTTCCCCGACCTCGACGGCACGGTCGACGTCGTGGTCGTGAACCCGCCGTACATCCCGCTCGACGCGTGGGAGTCGGTGGCGCCGGAGGCCCGCGACCACGACCCGCAGCTCGCGCTGTGGTCGGGCGACGACGGCCTCGACGCGATGCGCGTCGTGGAGCAGGTGGCCTGGCGGCTGCTGCGCTCCGGCGGCGTCGTCGGGGCCGAGCACGCCGACGCGCAGGGGGAGACCGCCCCGGCCGTCTTCACCTCACGCTGGGCCGAGGTCCGCGACCACGCCGACCTCGCCGACCGACCCCGCTTCGTCACCGCCCGTCGCCCCTGA